One window of Pseudomonas urmiensis genomic DNA carries:
- the tssF gene encoding type VI secretion system baseplate subunit TssF yields the protein MPLKQRFSEELRYLRELGADFARDNPQLAQYLGKESSDPDVERLLEGFAFLTAKLRLKLDDDLPELTHSMLQMLWPNYLRPLPSATIIQFTPLEQSLSESQRVAKGSRLFSRPVDGIACEYRTCTEVTLHPFEIHQASATQTLDNCSVAIDLNTLVERPLNTLACHSLDFHLSGDHGSAQTLYLWLSQYLKNISVIINGEVRRLPACTVSFPGFSPEEALLPYPRNVFDGYRIVQEYFVFPQRFHFFSLTGLTQLWPNQDSRRVRIEFHFTRPLPSTIRISRADFSLFCTPAINLFEHSAEPIDLSGQAEQVRLTPSGQRPKAYEIFSVDRVASWRVTADGSRGEQLRVFQPFESFAHEIEHAQGRTALYYRCRIEESLRGDGLVHRMAFVRADESLYVGQLETASVDLTCTNRDLPLALGIGDISVTTEATPPLASYRNICRPTRPYRPVLDGQLQWTLISNLSLNYLSLLSAEPLKAVLGAYDFAALHDIQQARATRKRLDGIGHAKTEPLDWLIKGLPVRGLRTHLQLDQDAFRCEGDLYLFGCVLSHFFALYASINSFHQLEVINTTNNEHYTWPLLTGRQPLI from the coding sequence ATGCCATTGAAACAACGTTTTAGCGAAGAGCTGCGTTATTTACGCGAGCTGGGTGCCGACTTTGCTCGGGACAACCCGCAGCTCGCGCAATATCTAGGTAAAGAAAGTAGCGACCCAGATGTCGAGCGGCTGCTCGAAGGCTTCGCGTTTCTCACGGCAAAACTGCGCCTGAAACTCGACGATGACCTGCCAGAGCTGACCCATTCAATGCTGCAGATGCTGTGGCCCAATTACCTACGGCCGCTGCCCAGCGCAACGATAATCCAGTTCACCCCGCTGGAGCAGTCTCTGAGTGAGTCACAACGCGTAGCCAAGGGCTCACGGCTGTTTTCCCGCCCTGTGGACGGCATCGCTTGCGAGTATCGAACCTGTACCGAGGTCACACTTCATCCTTTTGAGATCCACCAGGCCAGTGCCACACAGACACTCGATAACTGCAGCGTTGCCATTGACCTGAACACCTTGGTTGAGCGCCCGCTGAACACCCTGGCCTGCCACAGCTTGGACTTCCACCTCAGTGGCGATCATGGCAGCGCTCAAACGCTGTACCTGTGGCTATCGCAATACCTGAAGAACATCAGCGTGATCATCAACGGTGAAGTGCGCAGGCTACCGGCTTGCACCGTCAGCTTTCCCGGTTTTAGCCCCGAAGAGGCCTTGCTGCCTTATCCGCGCAACGTCTTCGACGGCTACCGGATTGTGCAGGAGTACTTTGTCTTCCCGCAGCGCTTCCACTTCTTCAGCTTGACCGGCCTCACCCAGCTGTGGCCGAACCAGGACAGCCGCAGGGTGCGCATCGAGTTTCACTTCACCCGGCCACTGCCCAGCACGATACGTATCAGCAGAGCTGACTTCAGCTTGTTCTGCACGCCGGCCATCAACCTGTTCGAGCACAGCGCCGAACCCATCGACTTGTCTGGCCAGGCCGAGCAGGTGCGGCTGACGCCCAGTGGTCAGCGCCCGAAGGCCTACGAGATCTTCAGCGTCGACCGCGTGGCCAGCTGGCGAGTAACCGCAGATGGCAGCCGAGGTGAACAGCTGCGCGTGTTCCAACCTTTTGAATCGTTCGCCCATGAAATCGAACACGCCCAGGGACGCACCGCGCTGTATTACCGCTGCCGGATTGAAGAGTCGTTGCGCGGCGACGGGCTGGTGCACCGCATGGCGTTCGTCCGCGCTGACGAAAGCCTGTATGTCGGGCAATTGGAAACCGCCTCGGTCGACCTGACCTGTACCAATCGGGATTTACCCTTGGCATTGGGCATTGGCGATATCAGTGTCACCACCGAGGCCACTCCACCGCTGGCCAGCTACCGCAACATCTGCCGACCGACCCGGCCGTACCGACCGGTACTGGATGGCCAGCTGCAATGGACATTGATCTCCAACCTGTCGCTGAACTATCTCTCGCTGCTCTCGGCCGAACCGCTCAAGGCGGTGCTCGGCGCCTACGACTTCGCTGCCCTGCATGACATTCAGCAGGCACGCGCCACGCGCAAGCGCCTCGATGGCATTGGCCATGCCAAGACCGAACCATTGGACTGGCTGATCAAGGGCCTGCCCGTACGCGGCTTGCGCACACACTTGCAACTCGATCAGGACGCCTTTCGCTGCGAAGGCGACCTGTACCTGTTCGGCTGCGTGCTGTCGCACTTCTTTGCCCTCTACGCCAGCATCAATTCCTTCCATCAACTGGAAGTGATCAACACCACCAACAACGAGCACTACACATGGCCCTTGCTGACCGGCAGACAACCGCTGATCTAG
- the tssB gene encoding type VI secretion system contractile sheath small subunit, which produces MAKSSSSVAPKERINIKYVPATGDQQAEIELPHKMLVLGDFGLIDTRTLEDRQLMRIDKHSFNSVLSEAAVSLSMAVPSSLSAAPDAELAVRLQFNSINDFGPDQIARQVPELNKLLELREALVALKGPLGNVPAFRKHLQQLLTDEQARKQLAHELDLVIEATEQD; this is translated from the coding sequence ATGGCTAAAAGCTCAAGTTCCGTTGCACCCAAAGAACGTATCAACATCAAATACGTACCTGCCACAGGCGACCAGCAGGCCGAAATAGAACTGCCCCACAAGATGCTGGTCTTGGGCGATTTCGGCCTGATCGATACACGTACTCTGGAAGATCGCCAGCTCATGCGCATCGACAAGCACAGCTTCAACAGCGTGCTGAGCGAGGCTGCGGTGAGCTTGAGCATGGCCGTGCCTTCGAGCCTCAGCGCAGCCCCCGATGCTGAACTGGCAGTGCGCCTGCAATTCAACTCGATCAATGACTTCGGCCCAGACCAAATCGCCCGCCAAGTGCCCGAACTGAACAAGTTGCTCGAGTTACGCGAAGCCCTGGTGGCCCTGAAAGGCCCGCTGGGCAACGTCCCTGCCTTTCGCAAACACTTGCAACAGCTGCTCACTGACGAGCAAGCACGCAAGCAGCTTGCCCATGAGCTGGACCTGGTGATCGAAGCCACCGAACAAGATTGA
- the tssE gene encoding type VI secretion system baseplate subunit TssE, translating to MSSLFDRLAADNPPSRQQCRHEQAGQTFEAIKHHLETLLNTRQGCSQSSPDLGLRDFNGHDLRSGDLLAQVSADIRRTIGRYEPRIRIRTLHGVPDANTPLELHFRLDCQVRVNNRAEQLQIELLVNGQNRYTRVR from the coding sequence ATGAGCAGCCTGTTCGATCGCCTGGCTGCAGATAACCCACCCAGTCGACAGCAATGCCGCCATGAACAGGCAGGCCAGACATTCGAGGCCATCAAGCACCACCTCGAGACACTGCTCAATACTCGTCAGGGCTGCTCGCAAAGCAGCCCTGACCTGGGCCTGCGCGACTTCAACGGCCACGACCTGAGGAGCGGTGATTTGCTGGCTCAAGTGAGTGCCGACATCCGCCGCACCATTGGACGCTATGAACCGCGCATCCGCATTCGCACCTTGCATGGCGTACCGGACGCCAATACCCCGCTGGAGCTGCACTTTCGCCTCGATTGCCAAGTGCGGGTAAACAACCGTGCCGAGCAGTTGCAGATCGAGTTGCTGGTCAACGGCCAAAACCGCTACACCCGGGTGAGGTAA
- the vasI gene encoding type VI secretion system-associated protein VasI yields MGVLLLLGLGQVFAEPERDCTRIVSNVERLACFDEAAGTPSRVPLVKATWSAPELSAPSVARVMTNEAQRMPDDLAFRMSVQREGQVGQTRLVISAPAIAAVEPRPYLAISCVQNISRLQLITARPVEGSRVMVQLRTEHQATSVQPWQVMENGQVLDAGRGLPAIEQIKALIGAKRIHIVSDHPALDGLSFDAQGLDPLIDQARQACRW; encoded by the coding sequence ATGGGTGTTTTATTGTTGCTCGGCTTGGGGCAAGTGTTCGCCGAGCCTGAGCGCGATTGCACGCGAATTGTTTCCAATGTCGAGCGTTTGGCCTGTTTTGATGAGGCGGCCGGAACCCCTTCGCGGGTGCCGCTGGTAAAAGCCACGTGGTCAGCACCGGAGCTGAGCGCACCTAGCGTGGCTCGGGTCATGACCAATGAGGCCCAGCGAATGCCGGACGACCTGGCGTTTCGCATGAGCGTGCAGCGTGAGGGGCAAGTGGGGCAGACGCGACTGGTGATTTCGGCGCCTGCGATCGCCGCGGTCGAGCCGCGGCCCTACCTTGCCATCAGTTGCGTGCAGAACATCTCCAGATTGCAGTTGATCACCGCGCGACCTGTTGAGGGCAGCCGAGTGATGGTGCAGCTGCGCACCGAGCATCAGGCGACCAGTGTGCAGCCCTGGCAAGTCATGGAAAACGGCCAAGTGTTGGATGCTGGCCGGGGTCTACCGGCCATTGAGCAGATCAAGGCGTTGATCGGCGCCAAGCGGATCCACATCGTCAGCGACCATCCGGCGCTCGATGGGCTGAGTTTCGATGCTCAAGGGCTGGACCCTTTGATTGATCAGGCGCGCCAAGCATGTCGTTGGTAG
- the tssA gene encoding type VI secretion system protein TssA: MSLVARVSSDDIARLLAPIDLKLAAGLFDIEDETYQAIDQEMVKLGGLHEGAIDWPFIEEASRQYLSSHCKHLRIVGHLGVVWLRKRCWEHWCHTLQLLAGMVEHYWETAHPKPGPTGFLGKRKLVGVQVKRLTEALPQLDRFSYTPACAETAQKAIASLLQQAGSAQLDLPALQALERLLVKHSESVIGVGNEPAGKPVSPARNATPLAEAFLPAKTTVSLGNERETRRAVLSMAEFINQQDLYDPTGYQLRRFGLWAHIQAAPGARQDHRTELMSVPADIVSGYEEALSSTAIDPALLLRVEKSVTASPYWIRGSFLAASIASRLAMAEVAEAIRCATARFVRRLPAVQQRCFSDGVAFVDEQCLAWLKGAEASPAQAAGSQEFSGLREALVEQMEVEGVEAVLLRLQALQAQHSSPRERCHTTLIAADLLGARGVSWLAHDLCASVARTMQATTAQLWEPEVYQKLKHYAGTSSLIDQDKE; this comes from the coding sequence ATGTCGTTGGTAGCCAGGGTGTCGAGCGATGACATCGCCAGGCTGCTGGCGCCCATTGACCTCAAGCTTGCCGCGGGTCTGTTCGATATCGAGGATGAGACCTACCAGGCGATCGATCAGGAGATGGTCAAGCTTGGCGGATTGCATGAGGGGGCTATCGATTGGCCATTCATCGAGGAAGCCTCCCGTCAGTACCTCAGTAGCCACTGCAAGCATTTGCGTATCGTCGGCCATCTGGGTGTCGTGTGGTTGCGCAAGCGCTGCTGGGAGCACTGGTGCCACACGCTGCAGTTGCTGGCGGGCATGGTTGAACACTATTGGGAAACCGCCCATCCCAAGCCCGGCCCAACGGGATTTCTGGGCAAGCGCAAACTGGTTGGTGTGCAGGTCAAGCGATTGACCGAAGCGCTGCCTCAGCTCGACCGCTTTAGCTACACACCGGCCTGTGCCGAAACGGCGCAGAAGGCAATTGCCTCCCTGTTGCAACAGGCGGGCTCGGCGCAGCTTGATCTGCCGGCGTTGCAGGCGCTTGAGCGCTTGCTGGTAAAGCACAGCGAGTCTGTCATTGGAGTCGGTAACGAACCTGCTGGCAAGCCTGTTTCACCCGCCCGCAATGCTACCCCGCTCGCTGAAGCATTCCTCCCGGCCAAGACCACCGTGTCGCTCGGCAATGAGCGCGAAACTCGGCGCGCGGTGCTGAGCATGGCCGAGTTCATCAATCAGCAAGACCTGTATGACCCGACCGGCTATCAACTGCGAAGGTTTGGCTTGTGGGCGCACATCCAGGCTGCGCCGGGCGCCAGGCAGGATCATCGCACCGAACTGATGTCGGTCCCGGCAGACATCGTCAGCGGATACGAGGAGGCGCTGTCGAGTACCGCTATTGATCCGGCCCTGTTGCTGCGAGTGGAGAAAAGCGTCACTGCCTCGCCGTATTGGATTCGCGGCAGTTTCCTCGCTGCAAGCATCGCATCGCGTTTGGCCATGGCTGAAGTCGCCGAAGCGATCCGCTGCGCAACGGCTCGCTTCGTCCGTCGCTTACCCGCCGTGCAACAGCGGTGTTTCAGCGATGGCGTAGCGTTTGTCGATGAGCAATGCCTGGCATGGCTCAAGGGCGCGGAAGCATCGCCTGCCCAGGCCGCAGGCTCGCAAGAATTTTCTGGGCTGCGCGAAGCGTTGGTCGAGCAGATGGAGGTTGAAGGGGTGGAAGCGGTGCTGTTGCGCCTACAGGCCCTGCAAGCACAGCACAGTTCGCCGCGCGAGCGCTGCCATACCACGCTGATCGCTGCCGATCTGCTCGGTGCCCGTGGCGTGTCTTGGCTGGCTCACGACCTGTGCGCCAGTGTCGCCCGGACCATGCAGGCCACCACCGCCCAGCTGTGGGAGCCGGAGGTTTATCAAAAGCTCAAGCACTACGCAGGCACATCATCACTGATTGACCAGGACAAGGAGTAG
- the tssC gene encoding type VI secretion system contractile sheath large subunit → MPSQNTQTLTSDVADQTIGNQTLLDQIMAETLLTPSQEGYQVAKQGVAAFISNILKSDEPDQLINKHRVDQMIAEVDRVLSKQMDAILHQPEFQQLESAWRGLKLLVDRTDFRENIKLEVLHVSKAELLEDFDNAGDITSSGLYKHVYTAGFGQFGGEPVAAMVGNYNFGPSSPDIKLLSYVASVGAMSHAPFITAPAPEFFNLSSFEDLPNLKEVKDIFEGPRFAKWRSFRDSEDARHVGMMLPRFMLRSVYDRHEQPISSFSYDETINGQHDNYLWGNAAFLMASCINDSFARYRWCPNIIGPQSGGAVEDLPVHLYESLGQLQAKIPTEVLISDRKEFELAEEGFVALTMRKDSDNAAFFSANSVQKPKTFPRTPEGQQAQTNYKLGTQLPYLFIVNRLAHYIKVLQREQIGSWKERADLEGELNKWIKQYVADQENPSADVRSRRPLRAAKVEVSEVAGDPGWYQVSLAVRPHFKYMGANFEISLVGRLDTE, encoded by the coding sequence ATGCCCAGCCAAAATACCCAGACCCTCACCTCTGACGTTGCTGACCAGACAATCGGCAACCAGACCTTGCTCGACCAGATCATGGCCGAGACCCTGCTCACTCCCAGTCAAGAAGGCTATCAAGTCGCGAAGCAGGGCGTCGCTGCATTCATATCCAACATCCTCAAAAGCGATGAGCCTGATCAACTGATCAACAAGCATCGCGTGGACCAGATGATTGCTGAGGTCGACCGAGTCCTTAGCAAACAAATGGACGCTATCCTGCATCAACCCGAGTTCCAGCAACTTGAATCGGCATGGCGCGGCTTGAAACTACTGGTGGACCGCACCGACTTTCGCGAAAACATAAAACTCGAAGTGCTCCACGTCAGCAAAGCCGAACTCCTCGAAGACTTCGACAATGCCGGCGACATCACCAGCAGCGGGCTCTACAAACATGTCTATACCGCAGGTTTTGGCCAGTTTGGTGGCGAGCCGGTGGCGGCCATGGTCGGCAATTACAACTTCGGCCCCTCCTCGCCCGATATAAAGCTATTAAGTTATGTTGCTTCGGTAGGTGCAATGTCCCATGCGCCGTTCATTACCGCACCCGCCCCTGAATTCTTCAACTTGAGCAGTTTCGAAGATTTGCCCAACCTCAAGGAGGTCAAAGACATTTTCGAGGGGCCGCGATTCGCTAAATGGCGATCGTTCCGTGACAGCGAAGACGCTCGCCATGTCGGCATGATGTTGCCGCGCTTCATGCTGCGCTCGGTCTACGACCGCCATGAGCAACCCATCAGCAGCTTCAGCTATGACGAGACCATCAACGGTCAGCATGACAATTACCTGTGGGGCAACGCCGCCTTCCTGATGGCCAGCTGCATCAACGACAGCTTCGCTCGCTACCGCTGGTGCCCGAACATCATCGGCCCACAATCCGGAGGCGCCGTCGAAGACCTGCCCGTGCATCTGTACGAGTCTTTGGGTCAACTGCAGGCGAAGATACCGACCGAAGTGTTGATCTCTGATCGCAAGGAGTTCGAGCTGGCCGAAGAAGGCTTCGTCGCCCTGACCATGCGCAAGGACAGTGACAACGCGGCGTTCTTCTCGGCCAATTCGGTACAAAAGCCCAAGACGTTCCCCAGGACGCCAGAAGGCCAGCAGGCGCAAACCAACTACAAGCTCGGCACCCAACTGCCCTACCTGTTCATCGTCAACCGATTGGCCCACTACATCAAAGTGCTCCAGCGTGAACAGATCGGCAGCTGGAAGGAACGCGCCGACCTGGAAGGCGAGCTCAACAAGTGGATCAAGCAGTATGTCGCCGACCAAGAAAACCCCTCGGCCGATGTACGCAGCCGTCGACCACTGCGCGCCGCCAAAGTCGAAGTCTCGGAAGTTGCCGGTGATCCGGGCTGGTACCAGGTATCCCTGGCTGTGCGGCCACACTTCAAGTACATGGGAGCGAATTTCGAGATCTCCCTGGTCGGTCGGCTCGATACCGAATGA